In Tautonia marina, the genomic stretch GATTTCAGCTTCTTCGCCTCAAGCCTGCTGGCGACCCTGTTGTTCGGGGTGGCGATCGGCGCGGCGATGGCGGGGGTGCCGCTGGATGAGCGGGCGCTGTATGCGGGAGGGTTCTTCGACATCCTCTCGGTCTATACCTTGATGGTCGGCGTGCTGGCGGTAGCCCTGTTCACGATGCACGGAGCGATTTATCTTTTGTTGAAAACCGAAGGGGACCTGCGCGAACGGCTCTACCGGCACGCCTGGACGGGGTTCGGCTTCTTCCTGGTGACGTACCTGATGGTCACGATCCTGACCCTGGTGACGATCCCCCGGGCGACGGCCAATTTCGAGGAGTACCCGTGGGCCTGGATCGTGGTTTTTGCCAACATCCTGTTGATTGCGAACATCCCCCGCAGCCTGTTCCTGCACAAACCGTCGCAGGCGTTCGCCTCCAGTTGCGGGGCGATTGCCGCGTTCGTCTTCCTGCTGGGGATCGCGCTCTTTCCGAACATCGTGACCAGCTCGATCGCCCCCGACGAGCGCAGCCTGACGATCTACAACGCCGCCAGCTCGCAGCAGACGCTGTGGAACATGGCGATTGTCGCGGCGATCGGCTCTCCCCTGGTCCTTTCGTACACGGCGATCGTCTACTGGACCTTCCGGGGGACGGTGCGGCTGGACCCGCACAGCTATTGACCCGGTCATCGGGAGACGGGGTGGCGGTGATGAAAAGGACGATTTGTGGGTGAATCGCGCCGAAGAGGACGCCCCAGACTAGTTCGCCGACCGGGATGCCAAGGACTCGTTGCGCCCAGATGCTCCCTTCGAAAACGCCGTCGTCGAGGAGTTGGGGCCAGATCAGGATGAAAAGGTGGAGCTCGATGAGGTAGTAGAGGGCGTATCCGACCGAACCGGCAAGGACCATCGGCCACCGGATGCGTTCCCAGCGGACGATCGCGAGCAAGACGAGCGTCATGCCGATGAGCGAAGCGCTGACCATCTCCAGGCCCATGACGGAGCCGATGGCGATGGTCGCCATGCCGAGCAGCACGACCCCGAGGTATCGCTTGGCGGCGATCGTCCCCGCGCCCCGGAACGCGAACACCCTGCCGGTTCCGGCGGCGGCCGCGAGCCAGGCGACGGCTCCGGCCTGGACCAGGAACAAGACATCCTCGACACCGGCCGCCATGCCTCCGAGACGGGACGGCGCCCAGTACCAGCCGCGCTCGGGGACCGTGATCAAGGCAAACCCTGCCAGGGGGATCGTGCTGAGCCCGCTGATGAGCATCATCGGCCGTTGCGCGGGGAAGAGCAGGAAAAGCAGGCCCACCACGGGAAGCGACAGCAGCCCGCTGAGGAGATAAGGATCGTCTCGAAGGAGCGAACCGATCGAGTCATCCATGAGGCACGGATCCCGAGGTTTCGTCTCGTCTCGTCCCATCTGCCGGGCATACGCCGCCCTGGCCCTCGTGCTGGGTGAGATCATCCTATCAGGATACCGCGTTCGGTCCCTTTCGGGCAAAACGAGGGCGAGATGGGCCGTCGAGGGGCGGAGGCATTGGGTGCGAACATTGAATTTTTGTTTGCTTTGGGCTGCCCCGTTGCAGAGTGCCGATCCGACCGAGTAGCTTGAGAGACTGTGATAGATCGGTGTGTTCTGAAACGACGAGATTAACTCACTTCAATGCTCACCTCTGTTGCGATTTTTTACCTGGTGATCAAGGGGGCCTTTCTCGCGGCACTCGTCAAGGCGTTCACGTCGAGCGATTCCTTGATGGAAAAGCCGATCATGATGGCGGTGATCTACACGCTGGGCATTGCCGGTCTGAGCTACGTGTACCTGAACCCGTCGATGCTGCGGGAGATGGGGATCTCCTGGGAGGACCGGCGGATCTGGCTGGGGACGACGTTTTTGCTGGCGGCCTTGTACTTCTGGTTGCTGGCGAAGTTCGAGAATGCCGGGGCGCTCTGGTGGGCCATCTTGATGCTGGGCCTCGGCCTGGTGATTTATTGAACCCCTTCGGACGAGGCCGCCGAGCGGGACGAAGCGAAGCGAGACGAGACGGGACGGGACGACGCAGTGCCGACGGTGAGTCGCCACCGGATTGAAGCGTGACGAGGCGAGCAGCGATCGCCTGGGTTGGAAGCGGGGACGCAGTGATGACCATCGATTTCGCGTGTCCGAGGTGCGGCGCTCAGTTCACCGTTCCCGCATCGCTTGCGGGCAAGACCGGCCGGTGCAAGAAGTGCCAGCATCAGATGACGATTCCCGCCTCGAAGCCCGTGGCGGCGCAGGTGGCCGCCAGCGGGATGTTCCGGCTGTCGAGCCTCAGCACGGCCGGGGCCGGTGCCGTGCGGGGGACCGGCGCCCGACAGGCAGACGGGGGAGGACTGGGCTTCCCCTCCAACGTCGGGCTCGCACCGTTGACCGAGGAGGTGCGGCCGGTCTTCGGCAAAGGGGCGCCTCCGTTGCAGAAGCAGTACAGCTTCAACCCCGATTTGCTGCTGGAGAACTCGGCGCCGGGTTCCTCTTACAAGCTGGTGGCGTCGCAAAAGGTCTTGCCGACCGTCGGGAGCAAGGCGAGTGCTCGCACGCCGGGGTTTCTGGAGCGGCTCTGGCGAAGTCAGGCGAGGGCTGTGCTGGGCCTGGTGCGTCAGATCAGCGACGTGGTCTACCTGCTGACGGTCCCTTGCGTGATTCTGATCCTGGTGGCGATTGTGCTCGACCGCCGCGACCTGGCGGTGCTCGGGGCGACGGGGGTGATCGTCCTGAGTCTGCTCCGCCTCGTGCTGGAAGGGTTCGCCCTGGTCGCCGGGCCGTTCAAGGAGAACCCGCTCCAGGGGATCCTGTTCCTGATCCCGCCGTTCACGTTCATTTACCTGTCCAAGTACCCGAAGCGGACGAAGAAAGCGTTGGGCCGGGTGCTGGCGCCGATGGGCTGGATTCTGGGGGTCATCCTGGCGTTTGCGTTCGTCCCGCAACTGTCCAGCGGCGAGGGAGCTGAGAACGGCTCAACGCTCGATCGCGCCCGAACCGAGGTCAACGCCCTGAAAGGGGACGTGTCGAGCGAACTGGAGGGCCAAGGGGTCTCGCTCGACGCGGTCCGGGATTCCGAGACCGGCCGGCGCGCCGGCGAAGCCCTCGGCGAATTGAAATCACGAGCCCGGCAAGGTCTCGACCAGGCCAAGCAGGCCCTTCCCCAGCAGAAGACGCCGGCGTCTGAGCCGAACCCCTGACCCGTCGCCTGAACTGCCGAGGCTGCCGTATCCCACCGAACCGACGCGAGGCGTTGTGATGTCTGCGAAACCCGAAGCCAACGGCGACGAGGTCATCGAGCTGACCCCGACCGTCGAAATCGCCTTCCACCGAAGCCCCTCTGCCGACGACCCGACGCTCGACTTCACCCTCGGCGGCCCACCGGAGGGAGGAGGCCACGTCGAGCTGGTGGCCGGGGCGGCGCAGACGATCGGGACCGAGACGACCTCGCTGCTTCATTCCCGCTTGCGGACGGTCACCTTTGTGATGCTGGTGATCTTCTCGATGACGCTGGTCTGGTCGCTCGTCAACGAGGCGGCGTTCGACTCGGGGGCCTTGCGGCTGATCACGGGGGTCAACATTGCCCGGCTCGCCGTTCTCGGGGTGATTCTGGGCGTCCTCTGGAGCCGCCCTCACTTTTCGAATCGCTTCCTGAGAGGGCTCGAATATGCGCTCTTTGGCAGCCTGATCGTCTCGTGGATGGCCGTGCGCTACCAGTCGATCCTCAGTAACGCTCGGGCCGGAGCGATGGTCGATCTGGTTCTCGAAGCGCAGCTTCAGATGTTCGCGCTGTTTGTCTACATGATCCTGCACGGCCTGTTTATCCCCCACCGATGGACCGGCACGGCTCGGGTTGTGGGCACGATGGCGCTGGCGCCGGTCGTCACGCTGGCGGCCTTGAAGCTCGGGCATCCGGAACTTCTGGATCGGATTGCCGCGATCACCAACGAACGGACCCTGAGTACCGACATCCTGATCGTGGCCGTCGGCGTGTTTCTGGCCACCTACGGCGCGGCGATGTTCGACCGGATGCGGACTCAGGTGCACGAGGCCAAGAAGTTCGGCCAGTACCAGCTGGTGCGGAAGATCGGCTCCGGCGGCATGGGAGAGGTGCATCTGGCCGAGCACGCCCTCCTGAAGCGCCCCTGCGCCTTGAAGCTGATCCGGGCCGACGCCTCGGGAGACCCGACCGCCCTGGCCCGCTTCGAACGCGAGGTGCAGACAACCGCCCGCTTGACCCACCCGAACACGATCGAGATCTACGACTACGGTCACACCGACGACGGCACCTTCTACTACGTGATGGAGTACCTGCCGGGCATGAGCTCGGCCGAACTGGTCGAACAGCACGGCCCCCTGCCCCCCGGTCGCGTCATCTACCTGCTCCGCCAGGCCTGTAGCGGGCTGGCCGAGGCCCACGCCGAAGGCCTGATCCACCGTGACCTGAAACCGGCCAATGTGTATGTTTCCGAGCGTGGCGGGCTGTGCGACTTCGTCAAGGTGCTCGACTTCGGCCTCGTCAAGCTCACCCACGAGCCCGACGCCGCCCAGTTGACCGCCGACATGACCGTCAGCGGCACACCCCTCTACATGTCTCCCGAACAGGCGACCGGCGAGCGCGGGCTCGACGCCCGGTGCGATCTCTACGCCCTCGGCGCGGTCGCCTACTACTGGCTCACCGGCCGGCCTCCCTTCGAAGGGTCCAGCCCGGTTCAGGTGATGATCGCCCACGCCCGAGACCCCGTCACCCCCCCCTCGGCCCACCGCCCCGAAGTCCCTCAGGACCTCGAAGCCGTCATCCTCCGCTGTCTCGCCAAGGCCCCGGCCGACCGCTTCGCCGATGCCTCGGAGCTGGAACAGGCGCTCGCCTCGTGCGCCTCCGCCAGCGACTGGGACCACCGCCAGGCCGCCCTCTGGTGGCACGAGGTGACGCTCGGCCAGGCCGCCGCCCCCTCAGGCGCCTGATCGACCTCAAGGGTCTCAACACTCGCCTACCCCGTGATGCCTCGTAGCACCGAACTCGGACCAATCAGCCAAAACAAGACATCGAGGTCTTGAAATCTCTCTTTGGGGTCGCTAGAGTGGTCGCAACGGTCATGATCGCTCGTTCTGAGGGCCGGGGCGGGCAAGGGGCCGGGAGTTCGTTGGACGGACGGAGCGTTGCGGAGCGGGCGGTCGCCGGCTCGGGCGTCTCCTTGAGACATCGAGGGAGTCAACGACGATGTTCTGCAATCAGTGCGAGCAGACGGCCCACGGAATCGGTTGCACGATGAGCCCCGGCGTGTGCGGCAAAGATGCCGACGTGCAGTCGGTGCAGGAGTTGATCCTGTACGGCTTGAAGGGGATGGCGGCGTACGCGAATCATGCGCGACGGCTGGGCAAGAGCGACGAATCGGTCAGTGCGTTCATCGAAGAGGCTCTGTTCTCGACGATGACGAACGTGAACTTCGATCTGGAGAGCCTGTTCGAGATCGCGATGGAGCTGGGCCGGAAGAACCTTCGCGTGATGGAACTGCTCGACGAGGGGCACGTTGAGACGTTCGGAAAGCCGTCGCCGTCGGTCGTGCAGGCGGGCACTCGGCCGGCGCCGGGCATTTTGGTGACGGGTCACGATCTGGTCGATCTCTGGAACCTGTTGCAGCAGGTTGAAGGGACCGAGGTCAAGGTCTACACGCATGGCGAGATGTTGCCCGCGCACATGTACCCGAAGCTTCGGGAGCATCCGAACCTGGCCGGTCACTACGGCGGCCCCTGGCAAAAGCAGAAGCAGGAGTTCCCGAAGTTTGGCGGGCCGGTCGTGGCCACGACCAATTGCATCTTGATTCCGAAGGATGATTACGCCGACCGCATCTTCACCACGCGGTTCACGGCCGTGCCGGGCGGCACTCGGCTGAACGGCGACGACTACGGGCCGGTGATCGCCAAGGCGAGGGAATGCGGGCCTTTGCCGGAGGTTCGCCAAGGGACGTTCCAGGTTGGCTATCACCGGACGGTCTTGCTCGACGCTGCGCCGACGATCGTCGAGGCGGTGAAGGCGGGGCAGATCAGTCGGTTCTTCGTCATCGGCGGGTGCGACGGGGCCGAGCCGGGACGAAACTACTTCTCGGACTACGCGGCGAATACCCCTTCGGATTCCTTTATTCTCACGCTCGGCTGCGGCAAGTACCGGATTCTCGACCGCGACCACGGTACGCACCTTGGCTTGCCCAGGCTCATGGACATGGGCCAGTGCAATGATGCTTACGGGGCGATCCAGGTGGCCCTGGCGCTGGCCAATGCCTTCGGCTGCGGGGTGAACGACCTGCCGTTGACCTTGGTGGTGAGCTGGTTCGAGCAGAAGGCGGTGGCCGTCTTGCTCACCTTGCTGTCGCTCAACGTGCAGGGGATCACGATTGGCCCGAATCCTCCGGGGTTCATCACGCCGAAGGTCTTCCAGATTCTCCAGGAGAAGTTCGACCTGCGGTTGACCGGATCGGACCCCCTGGTCGATCTCAACCTGGCGATCTCCTGAGGCCCGCAAGCTCGCATGGCTTGGCCCGATCTCCCCGCGCTGTCCGGACTTGGGCTGGACGCTGCGGGGGGGATCGGCTAGGGTCCGACGTCCGGCTCGGCTCGTTCAGGGACGAAGGAGCGAGGATTCATGGACGTCATCTGTTGCGGAATGTATCGGGCCTGTTCGACCTGGCAATACGAGGTCATCGGGCACCTGATCGAATGGCGGCGCAAGGGGGAGCGGCTCGGCTACGTCGAGGGATCGGCCTACGACCCCGTGCCGGGCCGGGGGCGGTTTCGGGTCCTCAAGTGCCACGACCAGCACCCGAAGTTTGCCGAGGCCGTGGCCGAGGGAGACGCGCTGGCCGTTTACTCGTACCGCGACCTGCGCGACGTGATCGACTCGATGCGGCACAAGATGGGCCGATCGTTCGAGGCGTTGATGCACGAAGGGCTGGTGCATCGGATTTTGAGCAACGATCGGTTCTGGATAACCCGGCC encodes the following:
- the hcp gene encoding hydroxylamine reductase translates to MFCNQCEQTAHGIGCTMSPGVCGKDADVQSVQELILYGLKGMAAYANHARRLGKSDESVSAFIEEALFSTMTNVNFDLESLFEIAMELGRKNLRVMELLDEGHVETFGKPSPSVVQAGTRPAPGILVTGHDLVDLWNLLQQVEGTEVKVYTHGEMLPAHMYPKLREHPNLAGHYGGPWQKQKQEFPKFGGPVVATTNCILIPKDDYADRIFTTRFTAVPGGTRLNGDDYGPVIAKARECGPLPEVRQGTFQVGYHRTVLLDAAPTIVEAVKAGQISRFFVIGGCDGAEPGRNYFSDYAANTPSDSFILTLGCGKYRILDRDHGTHLGLPRLMDMGQCNDAYGAIQVALALANAFGCGVNDLPLTLVVSWFEQKAVAVLLTLLSLNVQGITIGPNPPGFITPKVFQILQEKFDLRLTGSDPLVDLNLAIS
- the cydB gene encoding cytochrome d ubiquinol oxidase subunit II codes for the protein MDLNLLWFILLGVLLAGYAILDGFDLGVGILHLTAKGDTERRVMINSIGPIWDGNEVWLVTFGGAMFAAFPEAYATVFSGFYIAFMMVLFALIFRAVSIEFRGKSHSQRWRRVFDFSFFASSLLATLLFGVAIGAAMAGVPLDERALYAGGFFDILSVYTLMVGVLAVALFTMHGAIYLLLKTEGDLRERLYRHAWTGFGFFLVTYLMVTILTLVTIPRATANFEEYPWAWIVVFANILLIANIPRSLFLHKPSQAFASSCGAIAAFVFLLGIALFPNIVTSSIAPDERSLTIYNAASSQQTLWNMAIVAAIGSPLVLSYTAIVYWTFRGTVRLDPHSY
- a CDS encoding serine/threonine-protein kinase, which translates into the protein MSAKPEANGDEVIELTPTVEIAFHRSPSADDPTLDFTLGGPPEGGGHVELVAGAAQTIGTETTSLLHSRLRTVTFVMLVIFSMTLVWSLVNEAAFDSGALRLITGVNIARLAVLGVILGVLWSRPHFSNRFLRGLEYALFGSLIVSWMAVRYQSILSNARAGAMVDLVLEAQLQMFALFVYMILHGLFIPHRWTGTARVVGTMALAPVVTLAALKLGHPELLDRIAAITNERTLSTDILIVAVGVFLATYGAAMFDRMRTQVHEAKKFGQYQLVRKIGSGGMGEVHLAEHALLKRPCALKLIRADASGDPTALARFEREVQTTARLTHPNTIEIYDYGHTDDGTFYYVMEYLPGMSSAELVEQHGPLPPGRVIYLLRQACSGLAEAHAEGLIHRDLKPANVYVSERGGLCDFVKVLDFGLVKLTHEPDAAQLTADMTVSGTPLYMSPEQATGERGLDARCDLYALGAVAYYWLTGRPPFEGSSPVQVMIAHARDPVTPPSAHRPEVPQDLEAVILRCLAKAPADRFADASELEQALASCASASDWDHRQAALWWHEVTLGQAAAPSGA